The following coding sequences are from one Triticum aestivum cultivar Chinese Spring chromosome 5A, IWGSC CS RefSeq v2.1, whole genome shotgun sequence window:
- the LOC123104365 gene encoding beta-glucosidase 32, whose amino-acid sequence MPMIFPFSVVVAVVLFAAAALAPRHASALTRHDFPEGFVLGAGTSAYQVEGAAAEDGRKPSIWDTFTHQGHSSDGSTADVSADQYHHYKEDVKLMHKVGLDAYRFSISWPRLIPDGRGQINRKGLEYYNNLIDELILHGIQPHVTIYHFDLPQALQDEYSGLLSPRFIEDYTAYANVCFKSFGDRVKHWVTVNEPNIEPIGGYDNGSQPPRRCSYPFGADCAEGNSSTEPYIAAHHLLLAHASAVSLYREKYKAAQGGQIGITLLGWWHEPASDTPQDAAAAVRMNDFHIGWFMHPLVYGDYPPVMRSRVGRRLPALPAPESAKVRGSFDFIGFNHYLIMRARSIDTSSGQEPRDYYVDAAVQNPSSDITTGEVETAPWSLRKLLEHLKLHYGNPPVWIHENGYADAPGTSSKADSDDEDEDRAEFLQDYLETLYLSIRNGSNARGYFVWSFLDVFEFLFGYRLRFGLCGVDMGDAARRRYKRSSARWYSGFLAGGELRPAAWPQKSYVQ is encoded by the exons ATGCCGATGATCTTCCCCTTCTCCGTTGTTGTCGCCGTCGTCCTCTTCGCCGCCGCAGCCTTGGCTCCGAGACACGCCTCCGCGCTCACCCGCCATGACTTCCCCGAGGGGTTCGTCTTGGGCGCAGGCACCTCGGCCTACCAG GTGGAAGGCGCGGCCGCAGAGGATGGAAGGAAGCCCAGCATCTGGGACACCTTCACCCATCAAG GTCACTCGTCTGACGGATCCACGGCAGACGTTTCAGCAGATCAGTACCATCACTACAAG GAAGATGTAAAGCTTATGCACAAGGTGGGTTTGGACGCGTACAGATTCTCCATTTCCTGGCCCCGGCTTATTCCTG ATGGAAGAGGACAGATAAACCGAAAGGGCTTGGAATACTACAATAATTTGATAGATGAGCTGATACTACATG GAATTCAGCCTCATGTCACCATCTACCATTTTGATCTTCCTCAGGCACTGCAGGACGAATACAGTGGACTACTTAGCCCCAGATTCAT AGAAGACTACACCGCTTACGCAAACGTGTGCTTCAAGAGCTTCGGGGACAGAGTGAAGCACTGGGTAACCGTCAACGAGCCAAACATAGAGCCGATCGGCGGCTACGACAACGGCTCCCAACCTCCGCGCCGCTGCTCCTATCCGTTCGGCGCGGACTGCGCCGAGGGGAATTCTTCGACCGAGCCGTACATAGCAGCTCACCATCTCCTGctcgcacacgcttcggcagtgtcCCTGTACAGAGAGAAGTACAAG GCAGCTCAGGGAGGCCAGATAGGGATCACTCTGCTGGGCTGGTGGCATGAGCCTGCTTCTGACACACCCCAGGATGCAGCTGCTGCCGTGAGGATGAATGACTTCCACATAGGATG GTTCATGCATCCGTTGGTGTACGGAGACTACCCTCCGGTGATGAGGAGCAGGGTGGGCCGTCGATTGCCGGCTCTACCGGCGCCGGAGTCGGCCAAGGTGCGTGGATCGTTCGACTTCATCGGCTTCAACCACTATCTCATCATGCGTGCGCGATCGATCGACACCAGTTCCGGTCAGGAACCCAGGGACTACTACGTGGATGCAGCCGTCCAAA ATCCATCGTCAGACATAACCACG GGCGAGGTTGAGACCGCCCCGTGGTCTCTGAGGAAGCTGCTGGAGCACCTGAAACTCCACTACGGGAACCCCCCTGTGTGGATCCATGAAAATG GATACGCAGACGCCCCCGGCACCTCGAGCAAGgccgacagcgacgacgaggacgaggacagAGCGGAGTTCCTGCAGGATTACCTGGAAACCTTGTACCTTTCCATACG GAACGGGTCGAACGCGCGGGGATACTTCGTGTGGTCGTTCCTGGACGTCTTCGAGTTCCTCTTCGGCTACCGGCTGAGGTTTGGCCTGTGCGGCGTCGACATGGGCGACGCGGCGAGGAGGAGGTACAAGAGGAGCTCGGCTCGCTGGTACTCCGGCTTCCTCGcgggcggcgagctccggccggcTGCTTGGCCCCAGAAGTCCTACGTCCAATGA